In a genomic window of Holophagaceae bacterium:
- a CDS encoding chloride channel protein, which produces MGNLKRRLGWTAWDLGMGSAVGALSGAASAGFLWLLGRTIRLRQEHLWLLALLPVFGLISAWMYRRFGKESEGGGSLILDEVLEFRGRVPSRMAPLVLIGTLLTHLGGGSAGREGTAVQMGASLARSLGKLPFAWLRLNNSRQRLLLMAGVSAGFGSLFGTPVAGAIFGMEVIAIGKLHYEGIVICAAASMVANWVCRGLGADPIRYAVSAPGFTGSLGLKVALFALPVALTAAVFSEFSHRLAAWTKAKFADRWMLRPLAGGAAVIALFLLLREDGYLNLGLPFLDAIFQQHAAQPPWAFAAKLAITCVTIGFGFKGGEVTPIFVIGALLGAALAPALQVPIPFLAAIGFIALAAAASNTPLASMVMGIELFGAAFAGPMAISCFLAYVLVGHRGIYGGHRVHTAKQSGGES; this is translated from the coding sequence ATGGGTAACTTGAAGCGAAGGCTGGGTTGGACCGCCTGGGATTTGGGCATGGGCTCGGCGGTGGGAGCGCTGTCCGGCGCGGCCTCGGCGGGATTTCTCTGGCTGCTGGGGCGGACGATCCGCCTTCGGCAAGAGCATCTCTGGTTGCTGGCGCTGCTGCCGGTCTTCGGCCTCATCTCCGCCTGGATGTACCGGCGTTTCGGCAAGGAATCCGAAGGCGGCGGATCGCTGATCCTGGACGAAGTTCTGGAATTCAGGGGTCGCGTGCCTTCGCGCATGGCGCCGCTGGTGCTCATCGGTACGCTGCTCACGCATCTCGGGGGCGGCAGCGCCGGCCGCGAGGGCACGGCGGTGCAGATGGGCGCGAGCCTGGCGCGCTCCTTGGGCAAGCTGCCCTTCGCCTGGCTGCGGTTGAACAACTCGCGGCAGCGGCTGCTGCTCATGGCGGGTGTTTCGGCGGGATTCGGCTCGCTCTTCGGGACACCCGTGGCGGGAGCGATCTTCGGCATGGAAGTCATCGCCATCGGCAAGCTGCACTACGAAGGCATCGTCATCTGCGCGGCGGCTTCGATGGTCGCCAATTGGGTCTGCCGCGGCCTGGGCGCGGATCCCATCCGCTACGCGGTGTCTGCGCCTGGATTCACCGGATCTTTGGGCCTCAAGGTGGCGCTCTTCGCCTTGCCGGTGGCCCTCACCGCGGCCGTGTTTTCGGAGTTTTCCCATCGCCTTGCAGCCTGGACGAAGGCGAAATTCGCAGACCGCTGGATGCTGCGTCCTTTGGCGGGCGGGGCGGCGGTCATCGCCCTGTTCTTGCTCTTGCGCGAAGACGGCTACCTGAATCTGGGCCTTCCGTTTTTGGATGCCATCTTTCAACAGCACGCCGCGCAGCCTCCTTGGGCCTTCGCAGCGAAGCTTGCCATCACCTGTGTGACCATCGGATTCGGGTTCAAGGGCGGCGAGGTGACGCCGATCTTCGTCATCGGCGCCCTGCTGGGCGCGGCCCTTGCCCCGGCCCTCCAGGTTCCGATCCCCTTCCTTGCGGCCATCGGGTTCATCGCCCTCGCGGCCGCCGCCAGCAATACGCCGCTGGCCTCCATGGTCATGGGCATCGAACTGTTCGGCGCAGCCTTCGCCGGGCCGATGGCGATTTCCTGTTTCCTGGCGTATGTGCTGGTCGGGCATCGGGGCATCTACGGCGGACATCGCGTCCATACTGCCAAGCAGAGCGGGGGAGAATCCTGA
- a CDS encoding MFS transporter codes for MAGERWLNRTVWGMAFTSFLSDLGHEAQSTLLPSFMAALGLPPAALGAVEGIADAASSFMKLGAGWFSDRIGKRKGLVVFGYAATGLASGIIAMASGFPLILFGKFFGWLGRGVRGPLRDAILTDSIPADARGRAFGFHRAGDTLGAILGPALVVGLLAWGAEAGFPALPWNRTLMMWTLLPGLLSALAFALMVAERARSRPKLLSFRHALRQMPSTFRGYLAGVGIFGAGDFAHTLLILAATQLLSPRMGAAKAATFGAGLYVLHNLFYALSTYPAGAIADRFKTHRKVLGLGYLAGISVPLLLIGCFVKGWNSLPLLALIFSVAGLVNGIQDTLEGATTAELAPSDHRGLAFGLLGGVNGFGDLLSSLLVGLLWTLHPAWGFGYAAACMGLGAFFTLAGKDP; via the coding sequence ATGGCAGGCGAGCGCTGGCTCAACCGCACGGTCTGGGGGATGGCCTTCACAAGCTTCCTCTCGGACCTGGGCCACGAAGCCCAAAGCACCTTGCTGCCTTCGTTCATGGCCGCTTTGGGCTTGCCGCCGGCGGCGCTGGGCGCGGTGGAGGGCATCGCGGACGCGGCATCGAGCTTCATGAAGCTGGGCGCGGGCTGGTTTTCGGATCGCATCGGGAAGCGCAAAGGCCTTGTGGTCTTCGGCTATGCGGCCACAGGACTGGCTTCGGGCATCATCGCCATGGCTTCCGGCTTCCCCCTGATCCTGTTCGGGAAGTTTTTCGGCTGGCTGGGACGCGGCGTGCGAGGGCCGCTGCGGGATGCGATCCTCACCGACAGCATTCCGGCCGATGCGCGGGGCAGGGCCTTCGGATTCCACCGCGCCGGGGACACCCTGGGCGCCATTCTCGGACCCGCATTGGTGGTGGGCTTGCTGGCCTGGGGCGCCGAAGCTGGATTCCCGGCCCTGCCTTGGAACCGCACTTTGATGATGTGGACGCTGTTGCCGGGGCTATTGTCGGCGCTGGCTTTCGCCCTGATGGTGGCAGAAAGGGCGCGCTCCAGACCGAAGCTGCTTTCTTTCCGGCATGCGCTCAGGCAGATGCCCTCCACCTTCCGAGGCTACCTGGCGGGCGTCGGCATTTTCGGCGCTGGGGATTTCGCCCACACGCTGCTGATCCTCGCCGCCACTCAGCTCTTGTCGCCGCGCATGGGAGCCGCCAAAGCCGCCACCTTCGGCGCCGGGCTCTACGTGCTGCACAATCTGTTCTACGCCTTGTCCACCTATCCCGCAGGCGCCATCGCGGATCGATTCAAGACCCACCGGAAAGTCCTGGGGCTGGGGTATCTTGCGGGGATTTCGGTTCCCCTCCTGCTCATCGGCTGCTTTGTGAAGGGCTGGAACAGCCTGCCGCTGCTGGCGCTGATCTTCTCCGTGGCGGGCCTCGTGAACGGGATCCAGGACACCCTGGAGGGGGCCACGACGGCGGAGCTGGCCCCAAGCGACCACCGCGGCCTCGCCTTTGGTCTGCTGGGCGGTGTGAACGGCTTCGGCGATCTGCTCTCAAGCCTGCTGGTGGGCCTCCTCTGGACCCTGCATCCCGCCTGGGGTTTCGGCTATGCGGCAGCCTGCATGGGCCTTGGCGCCTTTTTCACCCTGGCGGGAAAAGATCCATGA
- a CDS encoding HAD hydrolase-like protein, producing MALICFDLDGTIVDPLLGVRNCVARVCREMGLVCPDEATIRDWIGFGMRESLAMIPGLEDPKKLEEALDRYVEAYREDGVFEHEVYEGAHLMLARLKRQGHRIYIVSSKPGLFARRITYQFDLNLIFDDIFGAELKGAWQPKTAVLERLRQEGRIEPGGYFIGDRGDDMRAAKDHGLHAVGVTYGYGSREELLAAGAEILLDSMPDLDSWLAQELTDPEIHDAFTRAE from the coding sequence ATGGCACTGATCTGCTTCGACCTCGACGGCACCATCGTGGATCCGCTCCTCGGTGTGCGCAATTGCGTGGCGCGGGTTTGCCGCGAGATGGGCCTGGTCTGTCCCGATGAAGCCACCATCCGGGACTGGATCGGGTTCGGGATGCGGGAAAGCCTGGCCATGATTCCCGGCCTAGAGGACCCCAAAAAACTGGAGGAGGCGCTGGACCGCTACGTGGAGGCCTACCGCGAGGACGGTGTCTTCGAACATGAAGTCTATGAGGGCGCGCACCTCATGCTGGCCCGGCTGAAGCGACAGGGGCACCGCATCTACATCGTGTCCAGCAAACCCGGGCTCTTCGCCCGCCGCATCACCTACCAGTTCGATCTGAACCTCATCTTCGACGATATTTTCGGCGCCGAGCTGAAGGGCGCCTGGCAGCCGAAGACGGCCGTGCTGGAGCGCTTGCGGCAGGAGGGCCGGATCGAGCCTGGGGGCTATTTCATCGGGGACCGGGGCGACGACATGCGCGCCGCCAAGGATCATGGCCTCCATGCTGTCGGGGTGACCTACGGGTATGGCAGCCGGGAAGAATTGCTGGCTGCGGGTGCGGAAATCCTGCTGGATTCGATGCCAGACCTGGATTCATGGCTCGCGCAGGAACTCACCGATCCGGAAATCCACGACGCCTTCACTAGAGCAGAGTGA
- a CDS encoding inorganic diphosphatase, whose amino-acid sequence MTHPSLGPGKLAPDVVNAIVEIPTGSRVKYEFDHDTGMIFVDRVLFSPFHYPAEYGFIPKTLAPDGDPCDVLVLINGTTYPGVIIKARPVGLLKMHDDHGQDDKVLCVAVDDPNYAHVETLEDLPPHFMKEVEHFFLTYKDLEEKDVHSDGWAGKEAAKAFVMQCIAAYPG is encoded by the coding sequence ATGACCCATCCCAGCCTCGGCCCGGGCAAGCTCGCGCCGGATGTCGTGAACGCCATCGTGGAGATCCCGACGGGATCCCGCGTGAAATACGAATTCGACCACGACACCGGAATGATTTTCGTGGACCGGGTGCTGTTCTCCCCTTTCCACTACCCAGCGGAATACGGCTTCATTCCCAAGACCCTGGCCCCCGACGGCGACCCCTGCGATGTGCTGGTCCTCATCAACGGCACCACCTATCCCGGGGTGATCATCAAGGCGAGGCCCGTGGGCCTGCTGAAGATGCACGATGACCATGGGCAGGACGACAAGGTGCTCTGCGTCGCGGTCGATGATCCCAATTACGCCCACGTCGAGACCCTCGAGGACCTGCCGCCCCACTTCATGAAAGAAGTGGAGCACTTCTTCCTGACCTACAAGGATCTCGAGGAGAAGGATGTCCACAGCGACGGCTGGGCCGGCAAGGAAGCCGCGAAGGCCTTCGTCATGCAGTGCATCGCAGCCTATCCCGGTTGA
- a CDS encoding imidazolonepropionase: MSSATVLTNLKGLLTPDPDSPWKVDRIEDAAIAMADGRVAWMGRRVDLPSRWAASPATDGQGAWALPGFVDPHTHLLFAGDRSGEFNRRLHGVPYAQIAEEGGGIRETVRATRAATVEELVELGEERLRTLHSRGVVHIEAKTGYGLELEAESRLLQAYGELKRRGWSLDATLLPAHDIPAEFAGDAEGYSRIVADVWLPELVRRHPGVARYADVFIETGVFTVEQGRRIFEAGLKLGLRPRIHADELSWTGGAELAAELGAASADHLMFCSAAGMKAMAAAEVTPILLPATTLCLGMRDWAPARQMIEAGCRVALASDFNPGSSPCLDPLLVLRLGCLQLRLTFEEALTAMTLHAAGSLGHGDLGHLHPGARCPIALWPVEDPLALVYWVGEAYIPVMTP, translated from the coding sequence ATGAGCAGCGCGACGGTCCTGACGAACCTCAAGGGGCTCCTGACCCCGGATCCTGATTCGCCCTGGAAGGTGGATCGCATCGAGGATGCGGCCATCGCCATGGCCGACGGGCGGGTGGCCTGGATGGGCAGGCGCGTGGACCTGCCTTCTCGCTGGGCCGCTTCCCCGGCTACCGACGGCCAAGGCGCGTGGGCCCTGCCGGGTTTCGTGGATCCCCACACGCACCTGCTCTTCGCGGGAGACCGCAGCGGCGAATTCAACCGGCGCCTCCATGGCGTTCCCTATGCGCAGATCGCCGAAGAAGGCGGCGGCATCCGGGAAACCGTGCGGGCCACCCGGGCGGCCACGGTGGAGGAGCTGGTGGAACTGGGCGAGGAGCGCCTGCGCACGCTCCATTCCCGCGGCGTCGTCCACATCGAAGCCAAGACCGGCTACGGCCTGGAACTGGAGGCGGAATCCAGGCTGCTGCAGGCCTACGGGGAATTGAAGCGAAGGGGCTGGAGCCTGGATGCGACCCTGCTCCCGGCCCATGACATCCCCGCGGAGTTTGCCGGGGATGCGGAAGGCTATTCCCGAATCGTGGCGGATGTTTGGCTGCCAGAATTGGTGCGGCGGCACCCGGGGGTGGCCCGCTACGCCGATGTGTTCATCGAAACGGGCGTGTTCACCGTCGAGCAGGGCCGCCGGATCTTCGAAGCGGGCCTCAAGCTCGGGCTCCGGCCTCGCATCCACGCGGATGAACTGAGCTGGACCGGTGGCGCCGAACTGGCGGCGGAATTGGGAGCCGCCTCCGCGGACCACCTGATGTTCTGTTCAGCGGCAGGCATGAAGGCCATGGCGGCAGCGGAAGTCACGCCCATCCTGCTGCCCGCGACCACCCTGTGCCTGGGCATGCGGGACTGGGCTCCAGCGCGGCAGATGATCGAGGCCGGGTGCCGCGTGGCCCTGGCTTCGGATTTCAATCCTGGATCGAGCCCATGCCTGGATCCCTTGCTGGTGCTGCGTTTGGGGTGCCTTCAGCTGCGCCTCACGTTCGAGGAGGCCCTCACAGCCATGACGTTGCATGCGGCCGGGAGTCTCGGCCACGGCGATCTCGGCCATCTGCATCCCGGGGCCCGCTGCCCCATTGCCCTTTGGCCGGTGGAGGACCCATTGGCCCTGGTTTATTGGGTCGGAGAAGCCTATATTCCAGTCATGACTCCCTGA
- a CDS encoding cobalamin B12-binding domain-containing protein produces MSQAPIRVVIAKPGLDGHDRGAKVIARALRDAGMEVIYTGLRQTPAQIAAAVVQEDAAVLGLSILSGAHNQLFPEIIRLLQAQGAEDVLVFAGGIIPDEDIPALKAQGVREIFQPGTNTEDVVEFIRREVAARG; encoded by the coding sequence GTGTCCCAAGCCCCCATCCGCGTTGTCATCGCCAAGCCCGGCCTGGATGGCCACGACCGGGGCGCCAAAGTCATCGCCCGGGCGCTGCGGGACGCGGGCATGGAAGTGATCTACACGGGCCTGCGCCAGACGCCCGCCCAGATCGCCGCTGCGGTGGTGCAGGAGGACGCCGCCGTGCTGGGCCTCAGCATCCTGAGCGGCGCCCACAACCAGCTTTTCCCCGAAATCATCCGCCTGTTGCAAGCCCAAGGGGCCGAAGATGTGCTGGTGTTCGCCGGCGGAATCATTCCCGACGAGGACATTCCCGCCCTGAAGGCCCAGGGTGTCCGCGAGATCTTCCAGCCCGGCACCAATACCGAAGACGTGGTCGAATTCATCCGGCGGGAAGTGGCCGCACGGGGCTGA
- the gdhA gene encoding NADP-specific glutamate dehydrogenase: MSQYVDEVLEGLKRRAPWETLFIQAATEILHSLAPVLDKEPKYKKNAILERIVEPERTICFRVPWVDDKGQIHINNGWRVQFNSAIGPYKGGIRFHPNVTMDTLKFLGFEQTFKNSLTGLPMGGGKGGSNFDPNGKSDAEVMRFCQSFMMELWRHIGPNTDVPAGDIGVGGREVGYLFGMYKKLRNEFTGVLTGKGQYWGGSLIRPEATGFGIVYFAEEVLKTKGESMKGKKVAVSGFGNVAWGAVQKANDLGAKVVTISGPDGYIYDADGISGEKIQYMEEMLRIDRMSVAPFASKFKTAAFHEGKRPWEQVVDVALPCAIQNELNLDEAKLLMANGCQAVVEGSNMSSTLEAVEFFQANGHKILFSPGKASNAGGVATSGLEMSQNSMRLGWTREEVDARLHQIMVNIHTSCVEAAARFGTPGNYVNGANIAGFIKVADSMIDQGLV; the protein is encoded by the coding sequence ATGAGCCAGTACGTCGATGAAGTCCTTGAAGGCCTGAAAAGGCGGGCTCCGTGGGAAACGCTGTTCATCCAGGCGGCCACCGAAATCCTCCACTCCCTGGCCCCGGTGCTGGACAAGGAACCCAAGTACAAAAAGAACGCGATCCTGGAGCGCATCGTGGAACCGGAGCGCACCATCTGCTTCCGCGTGCCCTGGGTGGACGACAAGGGCCAGATCCACATCAACAACGGCTGGCGCGTGCAGTTCAACAGCGCCATCGGCCCCTACAAGGGAGGCATCCGCTTCCATCCCAACGTCACCATGGACACCCTGAAATTCCTGGGCTTCGAGCAGACCTTCAAGAACAGCCTCACCGGCCTGCCCATGGGCGGCGGCAAGGGCGGCTCCAACTTCGATCCCAACGGCAAGTCCGACGCCGAAGTCATGCGGTTCTGCCAGTCCTTCATGATGGAGCTGTGGCGGCATATCGGACCCAACACGGATGTCCCCGCCGGCGACATCGGCGTGGGCGGGCGCGAAGTCGGCTACCTCTTCGGCATGTACAAGAAGCTGCGCAACGAGTTCACCGGCGTGCTGACGGGCAAGGGCCAGTACTGGGGCGGCAGCCTCATCCGTCCCGAAGCCACCGGCTTCGGCATCGTGTATTTCGCCGAGGAAGTCCTGAAGACCAAGGGCGAAAGCATGAAGGGCAAGAAGGTCGCCGTCTCCGGCTTCGGCAACGTCGCCTGGGGCGCGGTCCAGAAGGCCAACGATCTCGGCGCCAAGGTCGTCACCATCTCAGGTCCCGACGGCTACATCTACGATGCGGACGGTATCTCCGGCGAGAAGATCCAGTACATGGAGGAGATGCTCCGCATCGACCGCATGAGCGTCGCCCCCTTCGCGAGCAAGTTCAAGACCGCTGCGTTCCACGAAGGCAAGCGCCCTTGGGAGCAGGTCGTCGACGTGGCGCTGCCCTGCGCCATCCAGAACGAGCTCAACCTGGACGAGGCCAAGCTGCTGATGGCCAATGGCTGCCAAGCCGTGGTGGAAGGCTCCAACATGTCCAGCACGCTGGAAGCGGTGGAATTCTTCCAGGCCAACGGCCACAAGATCCTCTTCTCCCCCGGCAAGGCCTCCAATGCCGGCGGCGTGGCCACCTCGGGCCTCGAGATGAGCCAGAACTCCATGCGCCTGGGCTGGACCCGGGAGGAAGTGGACGCCCGCCTGCACCAGATCATGGTCAACATCCACACCTCCTGCGTGGAGGCGGCCGCGCGCTTCGGCACTCCTGGCAACTACGTGAACGGCGCCAATATCGCAGGCTTCATCAAGGTGGCCGATTCCATGATCGACCAAGGCTTGGTCTGA